The following are encoded together in the Aciduricibacillus chroicocephali genome:
- the bioC gene encoding malonyl-ACP O-methyltransferase BioC, giving the protein MINKEKVNRNFSRQAKQYDRFANVQKKMAENLMAQLPSQKNVINILEVGCGTGYLTERLLERYSEVRITAIDLAEGMIEFMRDRFAGEGRLLLLCEDAERFSPAYSEKYDLIVSNAAFQWLTNPAKTLERFANYLSAEGEMHFTTFGRRTFQELHKSHVIAAEQLGKCVEQTRPGPQFATLSEWRMHCVQAGLNTRFKTEDMVEFFPASRDFLHSVKKIGAGNAEGMSGAGLLRRLLQIYDEEYFTHRGVPATYEVFQATCHKSGKAGALTLSNNIDNMNDVQSVRV; this is encoded by the coding sequence ATGATTAATAAAGAAAAGGTGAACCGAAACTTCAGCAGACAGGCAAAGCAGTATGATAGATTTGCAAACGTGCAAAAAAAGATGGCGGAAAATCTGATGGCGCAACTGCCTTCGCAAAAGAATGTTATTAATATCCTGGAAGTTGGCTGCGGTACCGGTTATTTGACGGAGCGGTTGCTGGAACGCTATTCCGAGGTGCGTATTACTGCTATTGATTTGGCGGAAGGAATGATTGAATTCATGCGAGACCGCTTTGCAGGAGAAGGCAGGCTCCTTCTTTTATGTGAAGATGCAGAGCGTTTTTCCCCTGCATATTCTGAGAAATATGATCTGATCGTTTCCAATGCAGCATTTCAATGGCTGACAAATCCGGCGAAGACGCTGGAAAGGTTTGCAAATTATTTAAGTGCCGAAGGAGAAATGCATTTCACGACATTCGGCCGCCGAACTTTTCAAGAACTTCACAAAAGCCATGTGATAGCAGCAGAACAGCTTGGGAAATGTGTTGAACAGACAAGGCCGGGCCCGCAGTTTGCAACGCTTTCTGAGTGGCGTATGCACTGTGTTCAGGCTGGACTGAATACTCGGTTCAAGACAGAAGATATGGTTGAGTTTTTCCCTGCATCTCGTGACTTCCTTCATTCTGTTAAAAAAATTGGAGCCGGTAATGCAGAGGGAATGTCAGGTGCCGGTCTGTTGCGCCGTCTGCTGCAAATCTATGATGAAGAGTATTTTACTCACCGAGGAGTACCAGCTACATACGAAGTTTTTCAGGCAACCTGCCATAAGAGCGGTAAGGCAGGTGCATTGACACTTTCTAATAATATTGATAACATGAATGACGTTCAGTCAGTTCGTGTTTAA
- a CDS encoding energy-coupling factor transporter transmembrane component T family protein, whose product MAVEMLSYIERESPLHRLSGATKLIIFLFWSTAAMLTYDTRILFVMLIGSLIIFKVSQIQLREIAFVLLFILFFLLLNNVAIYIFSPRQGVEIYGTSHELFHIWGRYNVTWEQIFYQLNVTLKYFVVIPAALLFIVTTHPSEFAASLSRIGVSYKISYAVSLAFRYIPDIQRDYKTISKAQQARGIDLSRNEKFGRRLKNAVAIIMPLIMSSLDRIETISNAMELRGFGKKKRRSWYSEKPFKKADMWAILITVVLFVAAMVITFHDGSRFYNPFK is encoded by the coding sequence ATGGCGGTAGAGATGCTTTCATATATTGAGAGAGAATCACCATTGCACAGGCTTTCCGGTGCGACTAAGCTGATCATCTTCCTGTTCTGGTCGACAGCAGCAATGCTCACTTATGATACACGCATCCTGTTTGTCATGCTGATCGGCAGCCTGATCATTTTCAAAGTTTCACAGATTCAGTTGCGGGAAATTGCATTTGTCTTGCTATTTATTTTGTTTTTCCTGCTCTTGAATAACGTAGCTATTTATATTTTTTCACCGCGTCAGGGCGTTGAGATATATGGGACGAGTCATGAACTCTTCCATATTTGGGGGCGCTATAACGTAACTTGGGAACAGATTTTCTATCAGCTGAATGTGACATTGAAGTACTTTGTAGTCATTCCGGCTGCACTTCTGTTTATTGTGACGACACATCCGAGTGAGTTTGCTGCATCGCTCAGCCGAATTGGTGTCAGTTACAAAATCAGCTATGCTGTATCCCTGGCGTTTCGCTACATTCCTGATATTCAGCGAGACTACAAGACGATTTCGAAAGCTCAGCAGGCACGCGGAATCGATTTATCCCGCAACGAGAAATTTGGACGTCGGCTAAAAAATGCGGTAGCTATTATTATGCCGCTCATCATGTCGAGTCTGGATCGCATAGAGACAATTAGCAATGCGATGGAATTGCGAGGATTTGGTAAGAAGAAACGCCGCAGCTGGTATAGTGAGAAACCGTTTAAGAAGGCAGATATGTGGGCAATTTTAATAACAGTCGTTCTGTTTGTTGCAGCCATGGTTATAACTTTCCATGACGGTTCCCGTTTCTACAACCCGTTTAAGTGA
- a CDS encoding DMT family transporter produces the protein MNKAWVYVILTSLSELVWIYGFNTASAWWHWMLIIIFLVCDLHFLAKACETLPTGTVYAIFAATGTVGTAVMDVFMFDQSLGLGKLGFIVLIIAGVIGLKLTDDKKDEEQSKGAV, from the coding sequence ATGAATAAGGCATGGGTATATGTAATATTGACAAGTTTATCCGAACTAGTCTGGATTTATGGATTCAATACAGCGAGCGCATGGTGGCATTGGATGTTGATTATTATATTCCTTGTATGTGATTTGCATTTCCTTGCCAAAGCGTGTGAGACGTTGCCAACGGGGACAGTGTATGCGATTTTTGCAGCTACGGGGACAGTAGGTACAGCGGTGATGGACGTGTTTATGTTTGATCAGTCACTCGGTCTTGGCAAGCTCGGATTTATTGTGCTGATTATTGCTGGTGTAATTGGTCTAAAGCTGACTGATGACAAGAAGGATGAAGAGCAATCGAAAGGAGCTGTCTGA
- the bioF gene encoding 8-amino-7-oxononanoate synthase has protein sequence MKDWETDIRLELEKLAEQKLQRHLRTSRQSKGAKIEHEGKLLLNLASNDYLGLAGDERLLEAQVKAAERYGAGAGASRLVTGSHPLYEATEQALIAWKGTEGALICGSGYTANIGVLSSLLSRHDVVFSDRLNHASIIDGILLSRAEHKRYRHNDMGHLEKLLQKTPEGKRKLIVTDSVFSMDGDTANLDELVRLKEKYGALLVVDEAHAGGVFGPEGKGLCAALGVDEAVDIQIGTFSKAFGSYGAYITGKRWLIDFLVNRMRSLIYTTALPPAVLGSAMESLQIIRDEDWRREKLQRNADYLRRKLIEAGFHTYESMTQIIPVRIGENEQAIQFSKELQEAGISAIAIRPPTVPKGEARIRFAVSALHEEEDLAGAAVTIADLAEKLHTIQ, from the coding sequence ATGAAAGACTGGGAGACTGACATCCGGCTTGAACTGGAAAAGCTGGCAGAGCAGAAACTGCAGCGCCATCTACGAACATCCAGGCAATCAAAAGGAGCTAAAATTGAGCATGAAGGGAAGCTTCTTCTGAATCTCGCATCCAATGATTATCTTGGACTTGCCGGTGATGAAAGACTATTAGAAGCCCAGGTAAAAGCGGCAGAGCGATACGGAGCAGGGGCAGGTGCTTCAAGGCTTGTAACCGGCAGTCATCCCCTATATGAGGCGACAGAACAAGCTTTGATAGCTTGGAAGGGTACAGAGGGAGCACTTATTTGTGGAAGTGGTTATACAGCGAATATTGGCGTCCTCTCATCACTTCTTAGCCGCCATGATGTCGTTTTCAGTGACCGTTTGAATCATGCGAGCATTATTGACGGCATTTTGCTAAGCAGGGCGGAGCATAAACGCTATCGGCATAATGATATGGGGCATCTGGAAAAACTGCTGCAAAAGACTCCTGAAGGCAAGCGCAAATTAATCGTAACAGACAGTGTGTTCAGTATGGATGGGGATACGGCAAATTTGGATGAATTAGTCCGCTTAAAAGAAAAGTACGGAGCTTTACTCGTAGTTGATGAAGCTCACGCAGGCGGCGTATTTGGCCCTGAAGGAAAAGGATTGTGTGCAGCATTGGGTGTGGATGAGGCTGTAGATATTCAAATTGGTACTTTCAGCAAGGCATTTGGTTCATATGGGGCATACATAACAGGGAAGCGTTGGTTAATTGACTTTTTGGTGAACCGGATGCGGAGTTTGATTTATACGACCGCATTGCCTCCAGCTGTGCTCGGTTCAGCGATGGAATCTTTGCAGATTATCCGTGATGAAGACTGGCGGCGGGAGAAACTCCAGCGAAACGCAGATTATTTACGAAGGAAGCTCATTGAGGCAGGTTTCCATACATATGAAAGTATGACCCAAATCATACCTGTGCGCATTGGGGAGAATGAACAAGCGATTCAATTTTCTAAAGAACTTCAGGAAGCCGGTATTTCCGCGATTGCAATTCGGCCGCCGACTGTGCCGAAAGGGGAGGCACGGATCAGATTTGCTGTATCAGCGCTTCATGAAGAAGAAGATTTGGCTGGAGCAGCGGTAACAATTGCTGATCTTGCAGAGAAGCTGCATACCATTCAATGA
- a CDS encoding sigma-70 family RNA polymerase sigma factor, with protein sequence MGKITFEEIFKENERRIHYHINRMNIRDPHSDFFQEGLCALWNAYDSYKPEKGTMGTYFNFMIRNRLIDLVRKETRVRKNDGETVSATSVLLTDGNHQKLGGLSASLPGKTQDIVLHDPTLWQKLKLNLTANQWTWVRCFIVEQMSISDIARQEKTTVDAVKGWARQTRRKLRDDRFRAKIGWEV encoded by the coding sequence TTGGGGAAAATAACGTTTGAAGAAATTTTCAAAGAGAACGAGAGGAGAATTCATTACCACATAAACAGAATGAATATCCGGGATCCGCATTCTGACTTTTTCCAAGAAGGTCTCTGTGCCTTATGGAATGCTTATGATTCCTACAAACCAGAGAAAGGTACGATGGGAACGTACTTCAATTTCATGATACGCAACCGACTCATCGACCTTGTACGAAAAGAAACGCGTGTAAGAAAAAATGATGGAGAAACAGTCAGCGCCACTTCCGTTCTCCTGACAGATGGCAACCACCAGAAGCTCGGTGGCCTTTCTGCCTCATTGCCTGGCAAGACTCAAGACATTGTACTTCATGACCCGACACTTTGGCAGAAACTTAAGCTGAATCTTACTGCCAACCAATGGACATGGGTCCGCTGCTTCATCGTCGAACAAATGAGCATCTCTGACATAGCAAGACAAGAGAAAACGACCGTGGACGCTGTTAAAGGATGGGCTCGCCAGACACGCAGGAAACTCCGAGATGATCGCTTCCGAGCCAAAATCGGTTGGGAAGTATAG
- a CDS encoding LLM class flavin-dependent oxidoreductase, whose protein sequence is MSTKSSGRIKGVPLSILDLAPLTEGGSASETFRNSVDLAQHAQNWGYGRYWLAEHHNMPGIASSATSIVIGHIAGATESIRVGAGGIMLPNHAALTIAEQFGTLNAMYPGRIDLGLGRAPGTDSPTSHALRRTLNSGPEDFPLQVEELEDYFAGTSRVQAIPGKGEDIPIWFLGSSGFSAKLAAGKGAPFAFASHFSPRYTIPALNVYRDNFKPSERLDKPHALVCLNVIAADTDEEAQFISTSLKLQFWGLRRGTPFALKPPITQEELEALWSPYERQVVEAAIDSFSTIIGSPDTVKHGIERFIEETKADELMLNSVIYDHKARLRSYEIVHELMD, encoded by the coding sequence ATGAGTACTAAAAGCTCCGGTCGCATTAAAGGTGTACCGCTCTCCATATTGGACCTTGCTCCGCTTACGGAAGGCGGAAGTGCATCTGAGACGTTCAGAAACAGCGTAGACCTGGCTCAGCATGCCCAAAATTGGGGGTACGGGCGTTACTGGCTTGCCGAGCATCATAACATGCCTGGGATCGCAAGCTCCGCGACATCTATCGTCATTGGTCATATCGCAGGTGCCACGGAGTCAATTCGTGTTGGGGCAGGCGGTATCATGCTGCCTAATCATGCAGCACTCACTATAGCTGAACAATTCGGTACGCTTAATGCCATGTATCCCGGCCGTATTGACCTTGGACTCGGACGTGCTCCAGGGACCGATTCACCTACTTCTCACGCGTTGCGACGCACATTAAATTCAGGACCGGAAGACTTTCCTCTGCAGGTTGAAGAGCTGGAAGATTATTTCGCAGGTACTTCCCGTGTACAAGCCATCCCTGGAAAAGGCGAGGACATTCCGATCTGGTTCCTCGGTTCAAGCGGATTTAGCGCCAAGCTGGCTGCGGGAAAAGGGGCTCCTTTCGCTTTTGCGAGCCATTTCTCGCCGCGCTATACAATTCCGGCATTGAATGTGTACAGGGATAATTTCAAACCATCTGAACGCTTAGACAAGCCGCATGCCCTCGTCTGTCTCAATGTAATTGCAGCAGACACGGATGAAGAGGCACAATTCATCAGCACTTCACTTAAGCTTCAGTTTTGGGGGCTTCGCCGCGGTACCCCATTTGCTTTGAAGCCGCCAATTACACAGGAAGAGCTAGAAGCGTTGTGGAGCCCTTATGAGAGGCAAGTCGTCGAAGCAGCCATCGACTCGTTTTCAACAATTATCGGCAGCCCTGATACAGTAAAGCACGGGATCGAACGCTTCATTGAAGAAACAAAGGCAGATGAACTCATGCTCAATTCCGTCATTTATGATCACAAGGCACGCCTCCGTTCCTATGAGATCGTACATGAATTGATGGACTAA
- a CDS encoding DMT family transporter, producing MGWIFVLLASACEITGGIGLHYFSQRRTLRNGLVYFGGLGVSLALLYPSFQYLPVSVAYAVWTGIGTAGIVIVNMMFFGESKNGLRLASLTAIIIGVVGLKAMGS from the coding sequence ATGGGGTGGATATTTGTCCTGCTTGCTTCCGCCTGTGAGATTACGGGCGGGATTGGGCTTCATTATTTTAGTCAAAGACGTACGTTGCGAAATGGCCTCGTTTATTTCGGAGGGCTTGGAGTATCTTTGGCTCTTCTCTACCCATCGTTTCAGTACTTGCCTGTCAGTGTCGCGTATGCGGTTTGGACGGGGATTGGCACTGCGGGTATAGTCATCGTGAATATGATGTTTTTCGGAGAGTCGAAAAATGGCCTCAGGCTGGCAAGTCTGACTGCGATTATTATCGGGGTTGTCGGCTTGAAAGCAATGGGTTCATAA
- a CDS encoding exodeoxyribonuclease III produces the protein MKLISWNVNGLRACVKKGFLDYFNEADADIFCVQETKLQEGQIELDLPGYHQYWNYALKKGYSGTAVFTKEKPLSVRYGVRDAETQDEGRIITLEFENFYLVNTYVPNSQRDLARLEYRLQWEDEMFAHLTELEANKPVILCGDLNVAHQEIDLKNPKPNRGNSGFTDEERGKFTSLLEGGFVDSFRHLYPDREEVYSWWSYMNKVRERNIGWRIDYFVVSNKLIPKIKDAEIHCDIMGSDHCPVVLVGNFK, from the coding sequence ATGAAACTGATTTCATGGAATGTGAACGGCTTGCGCGCCTGTGTAAAAAAAGGGTTTCTCGACTATTTTAATGAGGCGGATGCAGATATATTTTGCGTACAGGAAACGAAGCTTCAGGAAGGTCAGATTGAATTGGATTTACCTGGCTATCACCAATATTGGAACTATGCTTTGAAAAAAGGCTATTCCGGTACTGCTGTTTTCACAAAAGAAAAGCCGCTTTCAGTACGCTACGGTGTCAGGGACGCCGAGACACAGGACGAGGGCCGGATCATCACGCTCGAATTCGAGAATTTTTATTTGGTGAACACGTATGTGCCGAATTCCCAGCGTGATTTGGCACGTCTGGAATACCGGTTGCAGTGGGAAGATGAGATGTTTGCTCACCTGACAGAACTGGAGGCAAATAAGCCCGTAATTCTCTGTGGCGATCTGAATGTAGCCCATCAGGAAATTGATTTGAAAAATCCAAAACCAAACCGCGGCAACTCCGGTTTTACTGATGAAGAACGCGGCAAATTTACATCACTCTTGGAAGGTGGCTTCGTAGACAGTTTCCGCCATCTTTACCCGGATCGTGAGGAAGTCTACTCATGGTGGTCTTATATGAATAAAGTCCGCGAGCGGAATATCGGCTGGCGCATTGACTATTTCGTCGTATCCAACAAGCTCATACCAAAAATCAAAGATGCCGAAATACATTGTGATATCATGGGCAGCGACCATTGCCCTGTCGTCCTCGTTGGTAACTTTAAATAA
- a CDS encoding TetR family transcriptional regulator — protein sequence MDNKKERIVLSAIEMFREKGIEKTKISDIVKGAGIAQGTFYLYFSSKLAVMPSIAEVMVERMLDSIKEETENAKDINKLMRSIVEAVFRLTEADRDIFALMYAGLAATEYMTEWESIYADYYKWMAQQLEVAKEAGAIDVSLDSEETAILLIGLIESAAEQTFLYSPKGQGKAEEKKEQVVQFALGALGCRNTSNI from the coding sequence TTGGATAATAAAAAAGAGCGGATCGTTCTATCGGCAATTGAAATGTTCCGGGAAAAAGGAATTGAGAAGACAAAAATATCCGATATCGTCAAAGGAGCGGGCATTGCTCAAGGGACGTTTTATTTATATTTTTCCTCCAAGTTGGCGGTTATGCCATCAATCGCAGAAGTGATGGTTGAGCGGATGCTTGATTCGATTAAAGAAGAGACAGAGAACGCAAAGGACATTAATAAACTGATGAGAAGTATCGTGGAGGCTGTTTTCCGTCTAACGGAAGCAGACCGGGATATTTTTGCCCTGATGTATGCAGGTCTTGCAGCGACTGAATATATGACAGAATGGGAATCAATCTATGCTGATTACTATAAGTGGATGGCGCAGCAACTTGAAGTGGCAAAGGAAGCAGGGGCAATTGATGTTTCACTTGATTCAGAGGAAACAGCAATTTTGCTTATAGGACTCATTGAATCAGCAGCAGAGCAAACATTTTTATATTCTCCTAAGGGTCAGGGAAAGGCGGAAGAGAAGAAGGAGCAAGTAGTGCAATTCGCTCTAGGGGCACTTGGGTGCCGTAATACAAGCAATATTTGA
- the bioD gene encoding dethiobiotin synthase, which yields MTRGIYITGTDTEIGKTVVAAGIAGALKKSGIDIGVMKPFMSGAKREDPHSDAAMLKSLAEDTNCIEQINPYQFDEAVTPLLAAEMNSIDISLDKLLSHWNEISLTHDFFIVEGAGGLMAPMGSDYHNGHIAREMGFPLIIVARPGLGTVNHTLLTIEKARTMGIEVLGIIINGVQFGERTLAEQTNRKLIERFTDVSVLGEIPWLEKLEKKTIIEAVENNVSLNSLTGLGVKA from the coding sequence ATGACTAGGGGCATCTACATTACGGGGACAGATACAGAAATTGGTAAAACAGTTGTAGCTGCAGGGATTGCGGGTGCTTTGAAGAAGAGTGGTATCGATATCGGAGTCATGAAACCGTTTATGAGCGGGGCAAAAAGAGAAGACCCGCATAGCGATGCCGCCATGTTGAAAAGCCTTGCTGAAGATACGAATTGCATAGAACAAATCAACCCTTATCAATTCGATGAAGCAGTTACGCCATTACTGGCAGCTGAAATGAATAGTATTGATATCTCTTTAGACAAGCTGCTCAGCCATTGGAACGAAATCAGCTTGACACATGATTTTTTTATCGTTGAAGGAGCCGGCGGACTGATGGCTCCAATGGGCAGTGATTATCATAACGGTCATATTGCCCGGGAAATGGGCTTCCCCCTCATCATTGTAGCTCGACCTGGCCTCGGTACAGTGAATCATACTTTGCTTACAATTGAAAAGGCGCGGACGATGGGTATTGAAGTGCTTGGAATTATTATAAACGGAGTACAGTTCGGAGAGAGGACACTTGCCGAGCAGACAAACCGCAAACTAATAGAACGTTTTACAGACGTTTCAGTTCTTGGTGAGATTCCTTGGCTTGAAAAGTTGGAGAAAAAGACAATCATAGAAGCGGTAGAAAACAATGTTTCTCTGAATTCACTAACAGGTCTGGGAGTTAAAGCATGA
- a CDS encoding alpha/beta fold hydrolase: MTTILWLPGWSFDYTIFSGIQNVFPSEVNHLHVNWQGLEEKEDVSNRVQAILNQADGDVFAVGWSLGAIAALEMALKAPLRVKGLALFSPTASFVKREHYECGWDRRVVRRMQKQLTKDKQKVLDDFAAHLLMPGEETIGSLNKAVSDDSVSSLAAGLDYLSETDLRSRITDLKLPIIIFHGIEDSICPQEASLFIEEQAGRNINRITLDDTGHIPFMAEKQSVERELAKFYKGLA, translated from the coding sequence ATGACAACAATACTCTGGCTGCCTGGGTGGAGTTTTGATTATACGATTTTCTCGGGAATTCAGAATGTTTTCCCCTCTGAGGTCAACCATCTGCATGTGAACTGGCAAGGTCTGGAGGAAAAGGAGGATGTATCCAATAGAGTACAAGCTATACTCAATCAGGCAGATGGAGATGTATTTGCTGTTGGCTGGTCACTAGGTGCAATTGCAGCTTTGGAAATGGCTTTGAAAGCTCCTTTAAGGGTGAAAGGACTTGCCCTCTTCTCTCCGACTGCTTCATTCGTTAAAAGAGAGCATTACGAGTGTGGCTGGGACAGACGAGTTGTAAGACGCATGCAAAAGCAACTGACGAAGGACAAGCAGAAGGTTCTGGATGATTTTGCGGCTCATTTGCTTATGCCAGGAGAGGAAACAATAGGGAGCCTGAATAAGGCGGTTTCGGATGACTCTGTGTCGTCTCTTGCGGCAGGGCTTGATTATTTGTCTGAGACGGATCTGCGTTCAAGGATAACCGATTTGAAGCTGCCGATAATCATTTTTCACGGAATAGAAGATTCTATTTGTCCGCAAGAAGCGAGTCTATTCATCGAGGAGCAGGCTGGCAGGAATATAAATAGAATCACTCTTGATGACACTGGTCATATTCCATTTATGGCTGAAAAACAGTCAGTAGAAAGAGAGCTTGCAAAGTTTTACAAGGGGCTGGCGTGA
- a CDS encoding phosphoribosylaminoimidazolesuccinocarboxamide synthase yields the protein MKQIYSGKTKDVYELEDGNYLLSFKDDVTGENGVFDPGANTVGLTMEGAGEAGLRLTQHFFEILKEKGIPTHYIDADIAKRTMTVVPATVFGKGLEVICRYRAVGSFLRRYGKYVEEGQPLDAFVEVTLKDDDRQDPPISAEGLDMLNILSLEEYETLARLTREISGVVKEDLAKKGIELYDIKLEFGRDAKTNEILLIDEISGGNMRAYKDGKYIEPLELEKLVLA from the coding sequence ATGAAACAAATATATTCTGGAAAAACTAAGGACGTATATGAACTGGAAGACGGAAACTATTTGCTTTCTTTTAAAGATGATGTGACAGGCGAGAACGGTGTATTCGACCCTGGTGCGAACACAGTTGGCCTGACAATGGAAGGTGCCGGTGAAGCCGGACTGAGATTGACACAGCACTTTTTTGAGATTCTGAAGGAAAAAGGCATTCCAACACATTACATTGATGCAGACATAGCAAAGCGGACGATGACTGTTGTCCCTGCAACTGTATTCGGTAAAGGTTTGGAAGTAATCTGCCGTTATCGAGCAGTCGGAAGCTTCCTGCGACGCTATGGCAAATATGTAGAAGAGGGTCAGCCTCTTGATGCGTTTGTCGAAGTGACATTGAAAGATGATGACAGGCAAGATCCGCCTATCAGTGCGGAAGGTCTGGACATGCTTAACATTTTGAGTTTGGAAGAATACGAAACATTGGCTCGTCTGACGCGTGAAATTTCCGGAGTGGTTAAAGAAGACCTTGCCAAGAAGGGTATCGAACTATACGATATCAAGCTTGAATTCGGCCGCGATGCAAAGACGAATGAAATTCTTTTAATTGATGAAATTTCCGGCGGGAATATGCGTGCTTATAAAGATGGCAAATATATTGAACCGCTTGAGCTTGAAAAACTTGTACTTGCATAA
- the bioA gene encoding adenosylmethionine--8-amino-7-oxononanoate transaminase, with the protein MSSTHEQLLEMGRQHLWLPFTQMKDYDRDPLIIESGQGVKVRDTEGKEYYDGFSSVWLNVHGHRKEELNEAIRQQLEKIAHSTLLGMTNVPATELAAKLVEITPAGLDRVFYSDSGATAVEIALKMAYQYWRNIGEPQKQRFITMKNGYHGDTVGAISVGAVDLFHQIYEPLMFESIKVPYPYVYRHPSRDAEICKAECLRELRQTLEKHHNEVAALIVEPLVQGAGGMITMPDGFLKEVRELCREYNVLVIFDEVATGFGKTGKLFAMENDDTVPDIMTSGKGLTGGYLPIAITMTSEKIYQAFYDDYAKMKTFFHGHSYTGNQLGCAVALENLKLFEQEDIVSRVARKAEYIAELMKSVSEIEIVGEVRQRGFMIGVEIVQDKETREPFPQGMRAGYEITLEMRRRGMLSRPMGDVLVFMPPLAATKKELQEMVGIMRESIRTYSAERQLAGGVK; encoded by the coding sequence ATGAGCAGCACACACGAACAACTGTTAGAAATGGGGCGTCAGCATCTTTGGCTTCCATTCACTCAGATGAAAGACTATGACCGAGATCCGCTGATCATCGAGAGCGGGCAAGGCGTGAAGGTCCGTGACACGGAGGGCAAGGAGTATTACGACGGGTTCTCTTCTGTCTGGCTGAATGTCCATGGCCATAGAAAAGAGGAGCTGAACGAAGCGATACGCCAACAGCTTGAGAAAATCGCCCACTCGACTTTACTTGGTATGACGAATGTTCCGGCAACAGAACTTGCGGCTAAGCTCGTTGAGATTACGCCAGCGGGTCTTGACCGCGTGTTTTACTCGGACAGCGGTGCAACAGCAGTAGAAATCGCTCTTAAGATGGCCTATCAATACTGGAGGAATATCGGAGAGCCGCAGAAACAGCGATTCATCACTATGAAAAACGGCTACCATGGTGATACAGTTGGTGCGATCAGTGTTGGTGCGGTCGATCTGTTCCATCAAATTTACGAACCGCTTATGTTTGAGAGTATTAAGGTTCCTTACCCATATGTATACCGCCACCCAAGTCGAGACGCGGAGATATGCAAGGCGGAGTGCCTGAGAGAGCTGCGACAGACGTTGGAGAAGCATCACAATGAAGTGGCGGCCTTAATTGTAGAACCGCTTGTACAGGGAGCGGGCGGTATGATTACAATGCCGGACGGTTTCCTGAAGGAAGTGCGGGAATTGTGCCGTGAATACAATGTACTCGTCATTTTTGATGAGGTCGCCACAGGGTTTGGTAAGACTGGGAAACTATTCGCTATGGAAAATGATGACACCGTTCCAGATATCATGACTTCAGGAAAAGGTTTGACAGGTGGTTACTTGCCAATCGCCATTACAATGACTTCTGAGAAAATTTATCAAGCATTCTATGATGATTATGCAAAAATGAAGACATTTTTCCATGGACACTCTTATACGGGCAATCAGCTAGGTTGTGCTGTTGCGCTTGAAAATCTTAAATTGTTTGAGCAGGAGGATATTGTTTCTAGAGTCGCCCGTAAAGCGGAGTACATAGCAGAGCTTATGAAGTCTGTCAGCGAGATTGAGATCGTTGGGGAAGTACGCCAGCGTGGATTCATGATCGGTGTCGAAATTGTCCAAGACAAAGAAACGCGTGAGCCTTTCCCTCAAGGAATGCGTGCAGGTTACGAGATTACCCTTGAAATGCGCCGACGAGGCATGCTTTCCCGCCCGATGGGAGATGTATTAGTCTTCATGCCGCCACTTGCCGCGACGAAAAAGGAATTACAGGAGATGGTCGGCATTATGCGTGAGAGCATACGTACATACAGCGCGGAAAGGCAGCTTGCAGGAGGGGTGAAATAA